The following are encoded in a window of Alosa sapidissima isolate fAloSap1 chromosome 10, fAloSap1.pri, whole genome shotgun sequence genomic DNA:
- the phc1 gene encoding LOW QUALITY PROTEIN: polyhomeotic-like protein 1 (The sequence of the model RefSeq protein was modified relative to this genomic sequence to represent the inferred CDS: deleted 1 base in 1 codon), with translation MEAGEDQNSGSANGNTQSGGNSRPPQIAHMSLYERQAVQALQALQRQPNAAQYFQQLMLQQQINTAQLHNLAAVQQATLAASRQSSSPSNSVSQATSTTHCTVNLSTSSGGGTMTNPRPIGPATSATSSGLTQPVLLGGSSPGQGQNLYLRVNRPLRTPLASQLIFMPGGTATAAVATVAQQQPQQPQHQQHQQQQHQQQQHQQQQQQQQQQQQQQEVPPTSMGQSPDNDQVQNLAMRCVSTPRVAAVKTEFPERKDAATYSIPQHQQHQQHQQHQQQQFSQAVAAAAAAVAHQSAAPQQPQLSSPKLASYAHPSAPGVPGGMAGKSAGQANMAANPNAAGSAAAVPPSSSSPSSSSSSSASTALPLSQLLLSPSGLCQARAVTTVTPAATVTHILVPTSSVPTSSQGYTMGTMATKANLGAQTLVVQPMQQQPQQGVTGGAADKLSHSTTPVPIQPKTAQGHRLPMQMPPRHPPPILPAPPSHSQPSAGHHPPHVPVQLVGARQGTLGNSQAVALAHARNCFAQEQSVTLGNNSSNNSSNGVPAANSNGGSMVAMVTSMEAGAGGMCLKTPQSAVPVSQLLASQQAALNPNLSSSSSSSPPVSIPHSMDGHSHGLVSVVAPSNGESVFMQSGPTATKPVIGSLKRKSESDGPNDLSGEALPHCCPSVRDSAPPLSPAPSLDTGEAHPPETAFSSPPTLLPLPRGGCQGDRAPLPQAVVKPQVLTHLIEGFVIQEGAEPFPVTGLVKDRAEGSMSMTVTSNIQSETGGSAVLKCEYCENFAPASQFGGTKRFCSKTCAKRYNVSCSHHFRSSRGRMGGGGPPPAPPEKDAVARRRGPRRSSSEIACAKIAGRHLPMKCRSESSRSEDLSSCDGEEEEEDSLSLSPGSSFSCPPPAHCGPQLDGSTAGGLPLDGSTAGGLPLDGSHFLSGSPAHWGVDEVCRFISSLQGCEDLAPQFLSQEIDGQALLLLKEEHLMSTMNIKLGPALKICASINNLRD, from the exons GCCACTCTTGCAGCCAGTCGTCAGTCCAGTTCTCCCAGCAACAGCGTCTCCCAGGCCACCAGCACCACCCACTGTACC GTCAACCTCAGCACCTCCTCAGGGGGAGGCACCATGACCAACCCCCGGCCCATCGGACCTGCCACCTCGGCCACGTCCTCTGGCCTCACTCAGCCCGTGCTGCTGGGGGGCAGCTCTCCTGGGCAGGGGCAGAACCTGTACCTGCGG GTCAACCGACCCCTCAGGACACCTCTGGCCTCCCAGCTCATATTTATGCCTGGCGGCACGGCAACAGCGGCTGTGGCAACTGTTGCCCAGCAGCAACCGCAGCAGCCgcaacatcaacaacatcaacaacaacaacatcaacaacaacaacatcaacaacaacaacaacagcagcagcagcagcaacaacaacaggaaGTCCCTCCTACCTCTATGGGACAATCACCAGACAATGACCAG GTCCAGAACTTGGCTATGCGTTGTGTGTCCACTCCCCGTGTGGCAGCAGTGAAGACGGAGTTCCCTGAGAGGAAAGATGCAG CCACATACTCCATCCCCcagcatcagcagcatcagcagcatcagcagcatcagcagcagcagttctCGCAGGCGGTGGccgcggcggcagcagcagtagcGCACCAGAGTGCCGCTCCTCAGCAGCCACAGCTCTCCAGCCCCAAGCTGGCCTCCTACGCTCACCCCAGCGCTCCCGGTGTGCCCGGCGGCATGGCCGGTAAGAGTGCGGGCCAGGCCAACATGGCTGCCAACCCCAACGCTGCGGGCTCCGCTGCCGCCGtgccaccctcctcctcctctccctcctcctcctcctcctcctcggcctCCACCGCGCTGCCGCTGTCGCAGCTGCTGCTCTCGCCGTCGGGGCTGTGTCAGGCGCGGGCGGTCACCACCGTCACGCCGGCCGCCACCGTCACCCACATCCTGGTGCCCACATCCAGCGTGCCCACGTCCTCGCAGGGCTACACCATGGGCACCATGGCGACCAAGGCCAACCTGGGCGCCCAGACCCTGGTGGTGCAGCCCATgcagcagcagccgcagcaGGGAGTGACCGGTGGCGCGGCCGACAAGCTGTCGCACAGCACCACGCCAGTGCCCATCCAGCCCAAGACCGCGCAGGGCCACCGGCTGCCCATGCAGATGCCCCCACGCCACCCCCCTCCCATCCTCCCCGCTCCTCCCAGCCACAGCCAGCCGTCCGCTGGGCACCACCCGCCCCACGTGCCTGTGCAGCTGGTTGGCGCCAGGCAGGGCACTCTGGGAAACTCCCAGGCTGTGGCGCTGGCGCACGCCCGGAACTGCTTCGCTCAGGAACAGAGCGTAACCCtgggcaacaacagcagcaacaacagcagcaacggCGTGCCCGCCGCCAACAGCAACGGAGGCAGCATGGTGGCCATGGTGACGTCCATGGAGGCGGGGGCAGGAGGAATGTGCCTTAAGACTCCCCAAAGTGCCGTACCGGTCAGCCAGCTGCTGGCCAGTCAGCAGGCAGCGCTGAACCCCAACCTCTCgtcttcctcgtcctcctctcctcctgtctccatcccccactccaTGGATGGACACAGCCATGGCCTAGTGTCCGTGGTGGCGCCCTCCAATGGAGAGTCTGTGTTTATGCAGTCTGGACCAACAGCG ACGAAGCCTGTGATTGGCTCCCTGAAGAGGAAGTCGGAGTCTGATGGCCCCAACGACCTATCAGGAGAGGCCCTCCCTCATTGCTGTCCGTCAGTGCGAGACTCTGCTCCCCCCCTCTCGCCGGCTCCTTCTCTGGACACAGGTGAGGCCCAC cccccaGAGACggccttctcctctcctcccactctCCTGCCTCTCCCACGGGGTGGT TGTCAGGGCGACAgggcccccctcccccaggcGGTGGTAAAGCCTCAGGTGCTCACTCACCTAATTGAGGGTTTCGTCATCCAGGAGGGAGCTGAGCCCTTCCCC gtgacaggacTAGTGAAGGATCGAGCAGAGGGTTCCATGTCTATGACTGTTACATCCAACATCCAATCAGAAACAGGAGGCTCTGCAG tgttgAAGTGTGAGTACTGTGAGAACTTTGCTCCAGCCAGCCAGTTCGGCGGGACCAAGCGCTTCTGTTCCAAGACGTGTGCAAAGAG GTACAATGTGAGCTGCAGCCACCACTTCCGCAGCAGTAGGGGGAGAATGGGGGGGGGCGGTCCACCTCCAGCCCCCCCAGAGAAGGACGCGGTGGCCAGACGCAGGGGTCCTCGCAGGAGTAGCTCTGAGATCGCCTGTGCTAAAATAGCAGGCCGACATTTGCCTATGAAG TGTCGCTCTGAGTCCAGCCGATCTGAGGACCTGTCCAGCTGTGacggggaggaagaggaggaagactcCCTGTCCCTGTCACCTGGCTCCTCCTTTTCCTGCCCTCCTCCTGCTCACTGCGGACCCCAGTTGGACGGCTCGACGGCTGGTGGCCTGCCATTGGACGGCTCGACGGCTGGTGGCCTGCCATTGGACGGCTCGCATTTCCTTTCGGGTAGCCCCGCCCACTGGGGCGTGGACGAAGTCTGTCGTTTCATTTCGTCTCTGCAAG GCTGCGAGGACCTGGCGCCTCAGTTCCTGTCGCAGGAGATCGACGGCcaggcgctgctgctgctgaaggaGGAGCATCTCATGTCCACCATGAACATCAAACTGGGACCAGCGCTCAAGATCTGCGCCTCCATCAACAACCTGAGAGACTGA
- the styk1b gene encoding tyrosine-protein kinase STYK1b — protein MSDSQCQTGDTLCYVRVYEQEVIVVPVLLLASFLGVLILLLLLRFCPEKVDRLRPSASKGSKGQRSRRNLQGIDAPPGINPLEHESIALDLPSYSTFTPLASSSGVSSIYSSSRGSFSVDNDTFSLPPGSVSADTVAMVGAAKEPRQRLPEKFKLVTPLPSSYSLKSDSTVSLYRARMDNRNVVLRVLKDSASAGESQSFLGFASFLSQLGPHPFLPELLGVVSVRAPLITVTEEMENRDMLGFLWRCRQENVGVDALCEMTEKRVFTMASHVASALEYLHSKNLVHGNIKARSVLVSRQFTAKLWGLGGVYARGAGATHAHEDSGKKKWQAPELLARRPISQKSDVWSFGLMLYEMATLGEAPFAELPVTELLQYHQRGKIIKKPPNCSNALYAIIKACCQWKEQDRVSLAEVSRKLQSGEKSANDKTVFRVPELINIERYLKEAGYGDSNSYTVF, from the exons ATGTCTGACTCCCAGTGCCAGACGGGGGACACCCTCTGCT aTGTGCGTGTGTACGAGCAGGAGGTGATCGTGGTGCCCGTGCTGCTGTTGGCATCGTTCCTGGGCGTTCTGATTCTCCTGCTTCTGCTGCGCTTCTGCCCTGAGAAAGTGGACCGTCTGCGACCATCGGCCAGCAAAGGCAGTAAAGGCCAACGCTCCAGGAGAAACCTCCAGGGCATCGATG CCCCTCCAGGCATCAACCCTCTGGAGCACGAGAGCATCGCTCTGGACCTGCCGTCCTACTCCACCTTCACGCCCCTGGCGTCCTCCAGCGGCGTGTCCAGCATCTACTCCAGCAGCCGCGGCTCCTTCAGCGTCGACAACGACACCTTCAGCCTCCCGCCCGGCTCCGTCTCTGCGGACACCGTCGCCATGGTTGGTGCCGCCAAAGAGCCACGCCAGCGCCTGCCCGAGAAGTTCAAGCTGGTCACTCCGCTGCCCTCGTCCTACTCACTGAAGTCCGACAGCACAGTCTCGCTGTACCGCGCCAGGATGGACAACAGGAATGTGGTTCTCAGAGTGCTAAAAG ACTCGGCCAGTGCCGGTGAGTCTCAGTCGTTCCTGGGCTTTGCCTCCTTCCTGTCCCAGCTGGGGCCCCACCCCTTCCTGCCGGAGCTGCTGGGTGTGGTGTCCGTGCGAGCGCCGCTCATCACTGTCACTGAGGAAATGGAGAACAGGGACATGCTGGGCTTCCTGTGGAGGTGCAGGCAG GAGAATGTGGGCGTGGATGCGCTCTGTGAGATGACGGAGAAACGCGTCTTCACCATGGCCTCCCATGTAGCCTCTGCCCTG GAGTATCTCCACAGCAAAAATCTTGTACATGGCAACATAAAAGCACGCAGTGTTCTGGTCAGTCGTCAGTTCACGGCCAAACTGTGGGGTCTTGGTGGTGTCTATGCTAGGGGGGCGGGAGCTACCCATGCCCATGAGGATTCTGGCAAGAAGAAGTGGCAGGCGCCAGAGCTATTGGCCAGAAGGCCTATCAGTCAAAAAAGTGACGT CTGGTCTTTCGGACTCATGCTCTATGAGATGGCGACACTAG GGGAAGCTCCATTCGCCGAGTTGCCTGTGACTGAGCTACTGCAGTACCATCAGCGAGGCAAAATCATCAAGAAGCCACCCAACTGCTCCAATGCACT GTACGCCATCATCAAGGCCTGCTGCCAGTGGAAGGAACAGGATCGCGTCTCATTGGCCGAAGTGAGTCGCAAGCTCCAATCCGGTGAGAAGAGTGCCAATGACAAGACTGTCTTCCGAGTGCCTGAACTGATCAACATCGAGCGTTACCTCAAGGAGGCCGGCTATGGAGACTCTAATAGCTACACAGTCTTCTGA